The Candidatus Zixiibacteriota bacterium genome includes a window with the following:
- a CDS encoding twin-arginine translocation signal domain-containing protein, translating into MKRRDFIKTTALVGAGLAVGLPGSIYGQPASPMITTAAGQPQFIYPRGGCTDAGIALFDKGPYGKDPFRIFE; encoded by the coding sequence TTGAAACGAAGAGATTTTATTAAAACAACGGCTCTTGTCGGAGCAGGCTTAGCAGTAGGGCTGCCGGGAAGCATTTACGGTCAGCCGGCATCGCCGATGATAACTACAGCGGCGGGACAGCCTCAGTTTATCTATCCAAGAGGTGGTTGTACCGATGCGGGTATCGCCCTTTTCGATAAAGGTCCCTACGGCAAAGATCCGTTCCGTATCTTTGAATAG